CTGTGTTTAATGCTACTTCAAAAATAGATGTGAATTTTGATAATGTTGTAAACAGTCCCGAACTTGTTAGGAAAATAAAAGAATATGGAAATCCTGTAATCGACCAAAAAGAAGTAGAAAATATTATATATTCTCTTTTACATGCCAATACTTCAAAACATGGGTTAAATGTTGGAGAATACCCAATTGTAAAAATCATAAATGGCGATAAGACCTACTTCTGCCCAAAGTGTGGTTCAAAACTTAAATGTTCAGAAATTGAAAAAAGCTTAGTATGTCCAAATAATTTAAAATGCGGTTTAAAATTATAGTTAAATTTCGTTATCTTTTTTTAATCCTTTTAAATACCATTCAGGTGCTTTTCTTTTAGTCCATTTACAAAAACTAGACTTTTCTGCAATATAGTATTTGCGATATGACGATACAGCATCATCTGAAACATATTCTTCAGGTATCGCTTGAGCAAAAGGTGTTAATTCGTTTAAATCTGATTTTACGGGATTATATTCTAAATATTTTAAAAGTTCAGATGATTTATGCATTTTTTTGTACCTGTAACTATATTCTGATAAAAGTGCCTTTAAAAGATGTAATGCCCATTCATAGTTTTTTCTAGTTTTCGAAGCCCATAATACACAGGGGTGTTTTTCATGCGTTTTTTTATAGCATTTTTCTTTGTAAATCGAATTATGGATATGTTGAACGGTTGATAAAATCTGTGCAGCTTCAAGCGGCATTTTTACAACGTGTTTGTCGCAGTGCATTTTTGCAGCTTTTTCTGGATCAGCATCTAAAATAAAGAGTTGCACAATTATCCCTCTAAAAATTAAAAAAAACATCAATAAAAATATATTAAAAAAAGTTAAAATAATTATTCGATTGTTATTTCAAATCCGACTATCGGATGTTCGAGTTCGAAGTTTAAAATCACTTCAGGATGAATTTCTCCAAAAAATCCTACTTCTTTTCCATCTTTGATTATTTTTGCACATCTTCCAGGTATGAATGCTGGATGTTCGTAGTTTTCAAATTCAAAATCTTCAAAAAACTCTCTTAGGAGTGCTTCAGTTGAACTTTTTATTTCGTTAAAGTTCGTTAAAGGATGTGTTATCGCACCCGCAATTTTCTTGATATTTTTACACTTGGTATCAGTTTCAGTATCATTTTCATCGATAACTACGCAGTCACCAATTTCAAATATTTTTTGAGGAAGCGAGTGATGTTTGTTAATGTAGAGTGTTTCTAAAAGAAGTGGTAGAATTGAAGTTCTAAGAACCCTGTGTTCGATTGAAGCAGGTTTTAAAACTTCAATGTAGTCTTTTTCTTCTACTTTTAAATTCATTTTTTCAAATAATGTGTCTTGATTTGAAAGTGTAAGATTCATAACTTCGTAGAATCCAAGTCCAATCATCAAATCAGACATTGCGTTACATTTTTTTTCAACAGGGTCTTTTGAGCCAGTAGTTGCAACTGATGGCAATTTTCCTTCGAATTTTTCATAGCCGTAGTTTATAGCAATTTCTTCTTTTAAATCAACGTTATGTAAGATGTCATTTCTGTATGCAGGAATTTTTACAATCAAATTTCCATCTTCATAGAGTGCATCCATTCCAGATTTTTTAACAGCCTGAATCATTTCTCCGGGGTTTAACTCCAGTCCTAATTTTTTGTTGATTGATTCCACAGAAATCATTCTTGATTTTAAAGATAAATCAGGATATTTTTTTCCGTTAACATCAACTGAAACAATGGTTCCGCGTCTTTCTGCAAGTGCGCAGACGATAATATTAAGGGTTTCTTCAACAGCTTCTTTTTCAGTTCCAGTAATGTCGATAAGTAAGTTTTTGGATGTTGGGGTTACTTTTGTTAGTGTTCCGTTAATTATGGGGGGCATTGAAAGAACTTCGCCATTTGCATCGACAATAATTGGGAATTTATCATTCTGAATTAAATGAGCGTATTTTATTCCCTTTTCGTGTTTTTCAATAATTTCTCTTGGAGTCATTTTTTCGTCTTCATATCCTAAAGGAACAAATTTAATCTCGTCGCCTTTGATTTCTTTGTAAGTAAATGGAGCTTTTACTTTATCGAAGTCGTGAATTCCAATTGCAAGTTTCTTTCTATCTCTTCCAATTGCCCAGTGTAATTTTTCCTGAAGGTTTATCATGCTTTCAAGGACGAATTCATCCATTAAAACATTTTTAACAAGTGCAAATGCAACATACGGTCTTGTTTCATTTTCTTCAACAATTACTTTAATGTCTGAATTGAGTACTTCAAATTCTTGGATTCCCGTGGTAATTCCCATAAATCCCCTGAATCCTCTTGCAAGGCCTTCAACACTTAAATAATCAGGTCTATCCGGATTTATTGAAAACTGTACCATTTTCTGTTTTTTCCCGTTTTTATCGACTTCTTCAAATATTTCTTCTACTTCTACTCCCATCATCGGAAATCTGTCTTCGATTATCTTATCCGAAAGGGAAATATTGCTCAATCGTTCTAAATCTACCTTATTCACGTTAATTGTAGGCACAGTATTCACCCGTGTTCTTAATTAATATTACATTCTAAATTATTCCATTATCATTTTTTTGTTGTTGTATTCAACTAAAACTGTTTCTCTTTTAGTTTCGCCATTTAATTCAACGCTGTCTTCGATTTTTCCAATTACAAATGCAGGTATGTTGTGGTGGTTTGATATTTCAATTATTTTTTCAGCATCTTCCTTATCAACGATTACGCAAAATCCGATTCCCATGTTAAATGTTTTAAACATTTCTTCATCGGCTACGCTTCCTAAATTCTGTATTTCTTTAAATATTGGAAGAATTTCAGGTAATTCATCGATTTTGTAGCATACTTCTTTGTTTAATCTTTTTAATTTCCTAAATCCGCCACCTGTGATGTGTGCGAGTCCTTTTACGTTTACCTGTTTGATCATTTCTAAAACTGGTTTTACGTAAATTTTTGTAGGGGTTAAAAGCTCTTCAGCAACCGTTTTGCCGTGTGATAATTTGCTGTTGACATCGAGGTTTGCGATGTCGAAAAATACTTTCCTTGCAAGTGATAAACCGTTACTGTGAATTCCGCTGCTTCTTAAACCAACGATTAAATCACCAGGTTTTACTTCTTTACCGGATACGATTTCATCTTTTTTAACAACTGCAAGAACGGTTCCTGCTAAATCCACTCCTTTGATCATGTTTGGAAGTGATGCAGTTTCTCCACCGATTAAATTGATGTTTGATTCTTTTATTCCGTCATTCAATCCTTTTCCAATTTGTGAAGCGATATCTTCTGTGATATCTTCAACAGCCATGTAGTCAACGAGAGCAACAGGTTCTGCTCCGATACATATTGCATCGTTTACGTTCATTGCAATCATGTCAATTGGAACGGTGTCGAATTTGTTTGCCATTTCCGCAACAACCATTTTACTTCCAACACCATCAGTACAGAGCACCAAATAGTAATCTCCAAATTCAATAGCTCCTGCATAATGTCCTTTTAAATCAGCAGGTTTTATTGCATCGTTTCTTTCAAATTTAATCTGGGATGCAAGCGCCCTAATCACTTTGTCTTCTTTATAAATATCCACACCAGCGTCTTTGTAAGTTACCAAAATACCACCTTAAAAATAAATGAATAAATGTTTTTCTTTATCTAATCTGCAGTTATTAATTTTAAACTTTACTTATCTCTTTCCTTAAAAGAACGTTATCGCCTTCACATACCCCAACGTGTTCTGCAACAGGCTCACATTTTGCTTTTAATATGTAGTAAACAGGAATTTTTTCGGAGTTTTCCCGTTTTTCTTCGTATTCAGTTAAACTCTCGTAATTGCCCATTCCTTTTGCAATAATGAAATCAGAACTATTCAATTCACTTAAGAATTCTTCTGAAGATTCTTCAAACCGGATTCCAATTGTATCGGTTCCGCTTGTAATTACTTTTGTTACTTTATCGATTCCTGCGGTTTCAACGTCTTCTAAAGTAGCATCGTTTAATATTGGACTTCCCTTAACTGATACAACAACTTCAACGTAATTTTTAAGTTCTTTTATTAATGGAAGGTCAAAAACAATTTCGCCTGCATTATCACAGGTGTAAAATACTTTTTTTGAATTTTTAAGTTCATTTAATAATTCTTCGCTAAAATCAAGATCTAATTTTCCATCAAGCGTCGTTTTTACCATGTTTTCAATATTGACATCAGTACTAAACGGACCAAAATCAATTACATTTCCCGCAATTGCCAATTTTACTTTTTTTTGCAATCTTTCAAGTTCATCGTCACTTTCAAGCAAATGTTCAACATCATTTAAGTATTTAAGAGCAAATTCGTTTGCAACATCTTTTAAATTTTTGTAAGGATCGCTATTTTGAGTTTTTAATTTCAAGTGCCTGTGAAGTTCAGTACCCATAAATGAAGGAACGGAAGATTCACTATACATTTCAGATATTTTTTTAAGACCCCATGCTATGATTTTAAACTGTTCGGATTTGTCATCTGTTAGTTCCTTTGCAACATCCACAACCTGTCGTGTAATACAAAGTGCGCATTCTGGTTTAATTTTCAAAAGTCATCACCGGTAATATAATAATCGAGTTTGAAAAATAATAGTAAATTTCACTATAAAAAATAAATGCTAATTCAAATAAAAAAATCTAAAAAAGTTGTAATTTATTTTATTTTTTGTAAATGCATTTCACAATATCCTTTTCTGTAATTAATCCGACAAGTTTTTCTCCATCAACTACTGGAAGTACGCCAATATTTAATTCATTCATCTTTTTAACTGCATCAATTAGCTTAATTTCAGACTTTACTGAAACAATATCTGTTTTCATAATGTCTTGCATTCTTACATTCGTAATTTCTCGAATATTTCCGGTTTTCATATGGTTAAATGCCCAGTCGCTTCCAAATAGCCTTACAAAATCAGTTGAAGTAATAATTCCAACTAATTTTTCTTCGGAAACTATTGGAAGCCTTCTGAATCCATTTCTAAGCATCGTTCTTGCAACATCCTTTAATCTTTCCCCGGGTGTTGCAGATACCACATTTTCAGTCATGCAGTCTTTTACAAGAAGCTTTTCGTCAACCTGATCTTTTAAGTACTTTATAACATCTCTTTCATTAATTGTTGTAATCAAAACGCCTGATTTATCAACTACGGGCATTCCACCAATTTTTTTCTCAACAAATAAGTCGATTACTTCATTTAATTCTGCATTTTCTTTTATTAATACCACATTGTCGGTCATTATCTCTTTTACCGGCTCGTTAATGGCAGAAAGCATATTGTGGTTGTGCTTGAACTTTACGAGATTATATTTGGAACCTCCGCCCAACATGTTTACAATATCCATGTTCGTTAGAATTCCTTCAACTCTTCCAGTTCCAGGATCAACAACACATATTCTTCTGATGTTCTCCTTGTCCATCATTACAAGAGCTTCGATAATTTTTGTAGTGGGGTATACTTTTTCGACTTTTTTTTCGCCGACAATGGTTTTTATTTTCAAAATATCCCTCTTTTTTTAGATAATTACTCTTCTTCGTCTTCAGAATCTTCATTGCAGTTTTTACAGATATATCTTCCATTAATGTAATTTACACTATCTGTACTTCCGCAAATTTCGCAAATTCCTTCGATTTCTTCAGTTTTAGGGTATGGATATTCTGAATTATGAATTTCGTTTGTTTCGACCATTATATTGAAGAGCTCAGGAGATAGTTTTGTAATATCGCTTACTGTAACTATTCCGAGTAATTCATCACCTTCAACTACAGGGAGTCTTTTTACGTTTTCCGAGTCCATTTTTCTAGCTGCATCCATTATCGTGGATTTTGGAGCAATGGCGATTAATTTTGGAGAAGAAATTTCTTCCACTATTACTTCTTTTGATTTTAAATTTCTTGAAACAACGCCAAGTGCTAAATCTCGCTCTGTTATGATACCAACTGGTTTTCCAGCATCGTTTAATACTACTAAACAACCAATTCCTTTGTCTTTAAGGATATTTGCCACATCGTAAGCTGTGGTATCCAATGTTACTGTGGCTACCGGCGTACTCATGGCTTCAGTTACTGAAAGCTCCAGGTTCATGTTATCACCAGGTTTAGAAAATAATCATGGTAAAAGTGTGCAAATTCTGATTTATATAAATTTTTATTTGATTTCACGCCTTTTGCACTATTATTTCAAGTTTAGGATGTATCTTGCACCCTGACCAATTCCTTCATTTACTGTAGTTTCGATCCATTCGATTGACTTTTCAAGACCCATTTTTTGAAGCTTATCTTCAATAAATTTCGCAAAGTAAATGGATAGATCTTCTGCAGTAGTTGATTTTAAAGGGAGTAAATTAATGTCTTCTACTGGAAACATGTATTTTTTTACTTTTCCCGATTTTTCAACGTATTCTAAATAAATCGAATCTCCTTCCAATGAGTATTCCATGTTTTCATGATCTCTTGGAACAAGCAGTTTATGGTCGAGTTCACCACAAAGTTCCTTTACAATCTGCTTTAATATTTTAAAATCGCAGACAAACCCAAATTCTCCGGAAGGTTCGCCTGAGAGTTTTACGTCTACGTAGTAAGAATGGCCGTGAATTACCCCGCAGCTGTCATGTCCAAATACGATATGTGCTGATGAAAATCGGAGCCCTGCATAAATTCCATTTAATTCTAAAATCATAGTAATCCTCCTTAGATTATAATTGATACTATACAAATAGGGGTATAAAAAATAATTCAAAATGGAACAATTTCAAAAATTTAAAAAAAGTATTAGAGTAAGTTTTGATTGTTTTCGATAGCTGCGTAAAGTTCTCCTTTAGGTTTGGCGTTTACGTAATCTCCGCTGAATTTGATAAATGTTCCTTTCAACTGAGTTCCAGCATCTTTTTTGGATAATTTAACGAGTGGGTCTTCAACTATTCCTTCGAATTTGAATGATGGAAGCGGTTCTAAGATTTTACCGTAAACTACGATAGCACCTTTCATCATTTCTCCACCCGCTCTTCCTTCGATATCCCCTTCGATAATAATCATACCGCCATTTTGGTGGATTCCTGGGAGGATTTTTGAGTTACCTTTGATAAGAATAGTTCCGCCTTTCATGTATTCTCCAAGTTCGGATCCAGCGTTACCTGTGATGGTAATTTTTCCACCACTCATTCCTCTCCAGTCTCCTCTGTATGCCGAACCAACGTAGTTTTCAGCGTTTCCGTTAATGGTGATATCTCCACCTTTGAGGTTTTGACCTACCCAGCTTTCAGCGTCACCATTTACCGTAATTTTTCCGCCTTTCATTTCAACTCCAATGTACATTCCAGCATCGCCGTTTACAACGATTTCGCCAGATGTCATTTTTTCGCCGATTCTTTTAACTTTTTTACAGCAGTTGTTAATGGTTACTTTTGCAACAGGGCTTTCTTTGAGTTCAACGTCAAACATTTCGCTTAGTTTAACAGTTTTGTTTCCCTGTATCAATTCAATTCCAGAAATTTCTTCTAAGCTCATTTCTTGGAGTTTTTCTGGAAGTATTTTATCCATTTCAATAGGGACTGATACATCGCCCTTCAAATTAAGAATTAATTCATTCATAATTTCCACCTTAAAAAGATTGAATAAGATTTCCTTATTGTATTTCAGTAGCATCAATGTTTATTGGCATCCAGCTGTTTGCATAAGCATCTTGAACTGGGTAGTTTTCCATGTTTACGGAATAGAGTTTTCTAAACTTCATGCTGAGATCTTTCATGAGTTCTGCTTCTAAGTTCTCGTTTATTTCTGCGTTCACAAAGATTGTGTCCCCATAAACTTCTTTTACAACATTTCCGTTCTTTACAACGATTTCGCCATCTTTTAAAACATAAGCTGCTTCAAGGAATGCTTTTTCTATCTTTTTACCGGATTTTTCTTCAGGGTCGATGTCGTATATTGAAATATCTGCTTTAGCACCAGCACCTAAGTGGCCTCTGTCACCGCTTAAACCGAGTACTTTTGATGAATTTGCTCTTGTAATCTGTGCAATTTCATACATTGAGTATTCTC
This Methanococcus maripaludis C5 DNA region includes the following protein-coding sequences:
- a CDS encoding DUF89 domain-containing protein, whose amino-acid sequence is MKIKPECALCITRQVVDVAKELTDDKSEQFKIIAWGLKKISEMYSESSVPSFMGTELHRHLKLKTQNSDPYKNLKDVANEFALKYLNDVEHLLESDDELERLQKKVKLAIAGNVIDFGPFSTDVNIENMVKTTLDGKLDLDFSEELLNELKNSKKVFYTCDNAGEIVFDLPLIKELKNYVEVVVSVKGSPILNDATLEDVETAGIDKVTKVITSGTDTIGIRFEESSEEFLSELNSSDFIIAKGMGNYESLTEYEEKRENSEKIPVYYILKAKCEPVAEHVGVCEGDNVLLRKEISKV
- a CDS encoding pyrimidine dimer DNA glycosylase/endonuclease V — encoded protein: MQLFILDADPEKAAKMHCDKHVVKMPLEAAQILSTVQHIHNSIYKEKCYKKTHEKHPCVLWASKTRKNYEWALHLLKALLSEYSYRYKKMHKSSELLKYLEYNPVKSDLNELTPFAQAIPEEYVSDDAVSSYRKYYIAEKSSFCKWTKRKAPEWYLKGLKKDNEI
- the pheT gene encoding phenylalanine--tRNA ligase subunit beta, with translation MPTINVNKVDLERLSNISLSDKIIEDRFPMMGVEVEEIFEEVDKNGKKQKMVQFSINPDRPDYLSVEGLARGFRGFMGITTGIQEFEVLNSDIKVIVEENETRPYVAFALVKNVLMDEFVLESMINLQEKLHWAIGRDRKKLAIGIHDFDKVKAPFTYKEIKGDEIKFVPLGYEDEKMTPREIIEKHEKGIKYAHLIQNDKFPIIVDANGEVLSMPPIINGTLTKVTPTSKNLLIDITGTEKEAVEETLNIIVCALAERRGTIVSVDVNGKKYPDLSLKSRMISVESINKKLGLELNPGEMIQAVKKSGMDALYEDGNLIVKIPAYRNDILHNVDLKEEIAINYGYEKFEGKLPSVATTGSKDPVEKKCNAMSDLMIGLGFYEVMNLTLSNQDTLFEKMNLKVEEKDYIEVLKPASIEHRVLRTSILPLLLETLYINKHHSLPQKIFEIGDCVVIDENDTETDTKCKNIKKIAGAITHPLTNFNEIKSSTEALLREFFEDFEFENYEHPAFIPGRCAKIIKDGKEVGFFGEIHPEVILNFELEHPIVGFEITIE
- the purM gene encoding phosphoribosylformylglycinamidine cyclo-ligase, whose amino-acid sequence is MVTYKDAGVDIYKEDKVIRALASQIKFERNDAIKPADLKGHYAGAIEFGDYYLVLCTDGVGSKMVVAEMANKFDTVPIDMIAMNVNDAICIGAEPVALVDYMAVEDITEDIASQIGKGLNDGIKESNINLIGGETASLPNMIKGVDLAGTVLAVVKKDEIVSGKEVKPGDLIVGLRSSGIHSNGLSLARKVFFDIANLDVNSKLSHGKTVAEELLTPTKIYVKPVLEMIKQVNVKGLAHITGGGFRKLKRLNKEVCYKIDELPEILPIFKEIQNLGSVADEEMFKTFNMGIGFCVIVDKEDAEKIIEISNHHNIPAFVIGKIEDSVELNGETKRETVLVEYNNKKMIME
- a CDS encoding CBS domain-containing protein, which translates into the protein MKIKTIVGEKKVEKVYPTTKIIEALVMMDKENIRRICVVDPGTGRVEGILTNMDIVNMLGGGSKYNLVKFKHNHNMLSAINEPVKEIMTDNVVLIKENAELNEVIDLFVEKKIGGMPVVDKSGVLITTINERDVIKYLKDQVDEKLLVKDCMTENVVSATPGERLKDVARTMLRNGFRRLPIVSEEKLVGIITSTDFVRLFGSDWAFNHMKTGNIREITNVRMQDIMKTDIVSVKSEIKLIDAVKKMNELNIGVLPVVDGEKLVGLITEKDIVKCIYKK
- the fwdC gene encoding tungsten-dependent formylmethanofuran dehydrogenase subunit FwdC — encoded protein: MNELILNLKGDVSVPIEMDKILPEKLQEMSLEEISGIELIQGNKTVKLSEMFDVELKESPVAKVTINNCCKKVKRIGEKMTSGEIVVNGDAGMYIGVEMKGGKITVNGDAESWVGQNLKGGDITINGNAENYVGSAYRGDWRGMSGGKITITGNAGSELGEYMKGGTILIKGNSKILPGIHQNGGMIIIEGDIEGRAGGEMMKGAIVVYGKILEPLPSFKFEGIVEDPLVKLSKKDAGTQLKGTFIKFSGDYVNAKPKGELYAAIENNQNLL
- a CDS encoding CBS domain-containing protein, with product MNLELSVTEAMSTPVATVTLDTTAYDVANILKDKGIGCLVVLNDAGKPVGIITERDLALGVVSRNLKSKEVIVEEISSPKLIAIAPKSTIMDAARKMDSENVKRLPVVEGDELLGIVTVSDITKLSPELFNIMVETNEIHNSEYPYPKTEEIEGICEICGSTDSVNYINGRYICKNCNEDSEDEEE
- a CDS encoding 6-carboxytetrahydropterin synthase QueD, whose product is MILELNGIYAGLRFSSAHIVFGHDSCGVIHGHSYYVDVKLSGEPSGEFGFVCDFKILKQIVKELCGELDHKLLVPRDHENMEYSLEGDSIYLEYVEKSGKVKKYMFPVEDINLLPLKSTTAEDLSIYFAKFIEDKLQKMGLEKSIEWIETTVNEGIGQGARYILNLK